The Polyangium aurulentum genomic interval AGGCGAACGAGGCCGCGCCCGCCGCCAAGAAGGCTGAAGCGGGCGCTGCACCCGACGCGGGCGCTCCGACCGACGCGGGAGCTCCGACCGATGCAGGGAGCAAGACGGCCGGGCCGCTGCCGCCGGGGCACCCGCCGACGGGCGACGAGCTGCCGGCGGGGCATCCGCCCGTGGGTGGCGAGGAAGAGGTCGCGGAGGCCGAGGAGTCCCCGCATGGCGGCGGCGGCGGCATGTTCAAGGCGCAGCCGGACACGGCGCAGGACGATCCTTCGCTGCCGCCGGGAACGCTCGTCATCACCATCAAGGACGGCGACAATCGCCCGATCCCGAAGGCTCCTCTGGCGCTCGGAATCCTGCACCAGAGCGTGGCGAAGGGTGACCAGCGCGAGCAGCGCACGCTCGAGGCCGACGAGGCGGGCGCGGCGCGGGTCGAGGGCCTCGGCGTCGGCGCCGGGACGAGCTACCGCGTGATCACGAACCGCGGGCCTGCGACGTACGCGTCGATCCCCTTCACGCTCAGCGACAAGGCCGGCAAGCGCGTCGTCCTGCACGCGTACGAGGCGACCACGAACCTCGAGGGCGCGATGGTCGGCATGCAGGCGTTCGTGTTCGTGACCCTGCGCGAAGACTCGATCTCGGTCGAGCACATGTTCAAGGTCTACAACGTCGGCAAGACCTCCTGGGTGCCGGATCAGAACGGCGCGCGCATCGGTTTGCCCGAGGGCTTCAAGGCGTTCACCAAGCCCGACGGGATGGGAGAAGACGTGCGCTTCGACGAGGCCCGAGGCGCGAGCGCCGCGTTCCTCGCGGGGACGATCACGCCGGGCGTGCACGAGGCGACGTTCCGCTATCAGGTGCCGCTCGCGGGCTCGGAGAAGCAGACGTTCCGCATCGACATGCCGCCGCGCGTGGGCGAGGCGCGCGTCTTCGCCGAGGCGTCCAAGTCGATGTCGCTGCTCGTGTCGGGTTTCCCCGAGGCGCAGAGGACGCAGGGGCGCGATGGGCGCAAGGTGCTCGTGACCGCGCGCCAGGCGGGGCAGGGCGAGCGCGGGATTGCCGCGCTGGAGATCTCGCTCGCGGGCCTGCCGACGCCGGGCTGGGGCCGATGGGTCGCGGTGGTGCTCGCGGGCGGCGCGCTCGCGGCTGCGGTCACGTACGTGGCGCGGCAGCGCAAGGAGGGCGGCGAGCCCGAGGAGGCGCGCGAGGACTTGCTCGAGGCGCGCGAGGCGTTGCTCGGCGAGTTCGTGGCGCTCGAGAAGGCGCGCAAGAGCGGCGACGTCGGTCCGAAGACCTACGCGCGTCTCAAGGCGGCGCTGCTCGAGGCGCTCGCGCGGATCGAGACGAGGCTCGAAGCGACGAAGGCGAAGGCGAAGGCGAAGGCGCCCCCCGAGGCGAAGGGCAAGCGCGAGGGGCGGCGCGCTGCGCGCGAGGAGGATCACGTCGAGGAGGGCGCCTCGTGAAGGGGCGCCGCGCGCCGGCCCGCCGGCCGTGAATCGCAAGGCCGCGCTCGCGCTCGCCGGTGTCGGGACGGCCCTCGGGCTGACCGCGGCGGTGGTTGTCCTGGCACTTCATCGCTCGGCGCCTCCCGCCCGCTGCGCGCCGGGGATGGAGGCGCTCGGTCCGCGCTGCTGCGGCGAGGGGCAGCGCCTCGAAGGGGGAGTTTGCCGGGGCACAGCACGCAGGTGCGCGGCGGGCCTGGCGGTGACGGAGTCAGGCTGCGTGGCCTCGCCGCGTGCGGTCGCGATCGCGGGCGGGACCTTGCGGATCGGCCCTGGCGACTGGGAGGCGCAGGGGCAGATCACGCCGCGCACGGCCGAGGTCTCGGCATTCGCGATCGACGCCTACGAGGTGAGCGAGGCGCGCTATGCCGCGTGCGTCGCGGCCTCGGCGTGCGCGCCTTTGCCGCTTCGCGGGGAGCCTGGACGAGCGATCTCGGGGGTGACGCTCACCGAGGCCTCGCAGTTCTGCGCGTGGGCGGGAGGCGCGCTGCCGACGAGCGATCAGCTCGCGTTCGCAGCGGCGGGGGCGAAGGGGCGCAGGTACGCGTGGGGCGACACGGGCGCGGTATGCCGGCGCGCAGCGTGGGGACTTCAGGGCGGGCCTTGCGGTGAGGGCGCCCTCGGGCCCGAGATCACGGGCTCGCATCCGGACGGCGCATCTCCCGAGGGCGTGCACGATCTCGCGGGGAACGTCGCTGAATGGGCGCGGCCTTTGGATGCGGCTCTCTCGGTCGCGGAGGTGCGGGGCGGGTCGTGGGCGGATGGGGCCGCGAGCGCGCTTCGGAGCTGGAACCGGCGTGAGATCCCGGTCGGGATGCGGTCGGCCGAGGTCGGCCTGCGGTGCGTCTACCCATTGGGGGAGGCGGAGCGCGCGGGGGGCGTGCTGCCGCGCTGAGGTCGTGCCGAGCGTTTGATCGAGGCTCGTCTTGCGGCCGCGATGGGATAGAGTGCTTCCCCCCTCATGACCGCCGCGCTTCTCTCCATTGGTACCGAGATCACTCGGGGCGAGATCGTCAACACGAACGCCGCGTGGCTCGCCGCCGAGCTCACGGCCGCGGGCTTCGCGGTGGGCTCGATCGAGTCGATCCCCGACGACATGGACCGCATGGTCGCGACCATCCAGGCGCTCGCGGGGCGGCATCGACTCGTGGTCGTGACGGGCGGGCTCGGTCCGACGACGGACGATCTCACGGTGGCGGCGGCGGCGCGCGCGGCGGGCGTGGAGCTGGTGCGTGACGAGAGCGCGCTGCTCGCGATCCGGCGGCGCGTCGAGGCGCGGGGCAAGACGTTGAACGCGGGGCACGAAAAGCAGGCGGACGTGCCGGCGGGGGCGGAGCTGCTGACGAACGCGGTGGGCACGGCGCCTGGCTTCACGCTCGCGCTCGGCGAGACGCCGGTGTTTTTCCTGCCAGGCGTGCCGCGCGAGATGAAGCGCATGTTCACTGACCAGGTGCTGCCGCGCATCCGCCCCTCCGCGCCGAACAACACGTTCCAGGTCCGTTTGAGGACATACGGTCTCGGCGAGTCCGCGGTGGGCCAGCTCCTCGCGGGGGTCGAGGGCACGCACGCGGGCGTGACGCTCGGCTATCGGGTGCACTTCCCCGAGGTGGACGTGAAGGTCCACGCGCGCGGCGCGAACCAGCAGGTGGCGCGCGACGTGGCGCTGCGCGCGGCGGCGGAGGTGCGGGCGCGGCTCGGCGACGTCGTGTACGGCGAGGGGGACGAGTCCTTCGCGGAGATGGTGGCGCGCGCGGTGCGAGGCCGCGGCTATCGGCTGGCGCTCGCGGAGTCGTGCACGGGCGGGCTCATCGCGCACATGCTGACGCACTTTCCGGCGAGCGATTACCTCGTGGGCGGCGCCGTGACGTATGCGAACAGCGCCAAGACGCGGCTGCTCGGGGTCTCGGAGGACACGCTGCGCGGGCACGGCGCGGTATCGGCCGAGGTGGCGGCGGAGATGGCCGAGGGCATCCGGCGCACGTGCGAGACCGACGTGGGCCTCAGCGTGACGGGCATCGCGGGGCCGACGGGCGGGACGGCGACCAAGCCCGTGGGGCTCGTGTATTGGGCCGTTTCGCACCCGGGCGGGACCGTCGTGCAGACGAAGGTTTTTCAGGGCGAACGCGAAGAGGTGCAGGTCGCGGCCGCGTACGCGGTGCTGGACCAGCTCCGCAGGATTGCGCTCGGGTTGCCGGAGCGAGAGCTGTAGCAAAATCCCGACAGGCTCCGCCGGTGACGGGCGCGTGCGGGGCGCGCGCGTTTGTCCCATGATGCGGGGCATGTCGCGCTCTCGACCTTATCCTCGTCACGCCGCTCTTCTTGCGCTCTTCACGGCCCTCTCGCTCGCAGCCTGCGGAGGCTCCAGCGAGGCGGATCCCTCCGTGCCCGAGACGCCTGGGCCCACCGCGCCGCCGCCGTCGCCGCCCCCTGCGGTCTCCATGACCCCTGCCGCGCCCACGGCGGCGCCCAGCGCGGCTCCCAGCGCCGCGGCTCCGGAGCCCGCCCCCGCGCCCGTCTTGAAGGCCATCGACGTCTACGGCACCAAGCTCATGGATAGCGCGTGGGTGAAGACCCGCTTCAGCGCGACGTTCCAGCGCTGGTTCGATACCGAGGACGAGGCGGAGACGAAGCGGCTCGAGAAAGAAATGGTCGACGGCATCCTCGCCGAGAAGAAGGAAATCGGCTGGGTGAAGTTCTCGCCGGTCACCTATTACAACATGGGCAAGGTGCCGCAGGGCTACGTGACCGTGGACGTGGTGGAGCGCAAGGACATGAAGAAGCGCCTCACCTTCGGCCCCGAGCCCAAGGGCGATTTCGAGGATCCGGCGGGGCTCATCGCGGCGTGGAACGAATACGAATCCACGTTCTTCCGCATGATGCGCGAGCAGGAGATCGGCTCCGAGCGCGTCCCGTGCCCCGCATTCCATTGCATGGGAGGATATAAGCACGAAAAGCTGCGGCCCTACGGCGACAAGTTCGTCAAAGACGTCCCGCCGAACGAGGACAAGCTCATTCGGATCCTGAAAGAGGACAAGGATCCCAAGGACCGCGCCTCCGCGGCATTTCTGCTCGCGCACATCAAAGACGGCAAGAAGCTCGTCGGGCTGATGTTGCCGATGCTGAACGACCCCGATTTCCTGGTGCGCAACAATGCGACGCGCGTTCTCGTGAACGTGGCCATGTTCCACCACGACGTCCCCGTCCCGCTCACGCCGGTGCTCAAAGGCCTGGATGGCCCGACGATGACGGACCGCAACAAGGCCGCGGCCGTGACCTGGGGCCTCGTCGATCGCCCGGACGGCCAGAAGCTTCACGCGCAGGTGATCAAGGAGGCGGGGGCGACGTTGATTGGATTGCTCAGGCTCGAGCAGCCCAACAATCACGATTTCGCTTACAAGATCCTGAAGAAGGTCAGCGGGAAGGATCTCGGAGAGCGCGACTACGACGCGTGGACGAAGTGGCTCGCCGAGCAAAAGCGCTAGATCACATGCCGTCGCAGACGACCTCGGGCTCCGTCGGCGCGCAGGTGTTGGTCGCCGGATCGCATTCGCCGCTCTGGCAGTAATTGTCGGCCATGCACGGCTGACCGTCGGCCGTCAGCGGGGCGCAGGCGCCCATCTCGCAGAGGCCGCTCTCGCACTCGTCGGGGCCGCCGCAGATCTCGCCGTTCGCCTTCGGCTCCGCGCAGACGAACAAGCCGAAGTCACAGTAGCCGCTCTCGCACTCCGAGCTGCCGGAGCACATCTCCCCGTTGGGCACGGGCTTGACGCACTTGTTGCCATTGGGGCCGCCAAAGGAGCACGCGAGGCCCTCCTGGCAATCGGTGGAGAAGGTGCAGCCGCCCCCCACCGGCGAGAGCGGCGTGCAGACGTCCTCCTTGCAGATCGAGCCCGCGGCGCTGCAATCCTCGTCGTTGGTGCAGGCGCTGCCATCGGCGACCTTGCCCACGAAGACGGCGTCGCAATCGGGATCCGTCTCGAAGAGGTCGTTCCCGGCCAGGCCCATGCAAACGTCCTTGTTCTTGGCGATACAGCTCGCGGCCTTGTCGCCGTCGTACGCCTGCCGGCCCGCCGCCACGGAATCCTTCTGCTCGCTGAGCAAGAACGAATAGACGAGGGAGAATGCGGTCGAGCACTCCTGCTCGTCCTTCGGCTTGGGGCTCAGGATGCTGAGCAGCTGGTCGCGCTCGGCCGCGTCGCAACACGCGAAGGCTCGGTTGCAGAACAGCTTCGAGAACTCGCCCGCGAACGCGTCGAGCGCGATGGCCCCTCCGGTCGGCTCCGGCTCCGGATCGTCGCCGCAGCCCGCACCCGCCAATGCACCAAGGAGTCCCAGCGCGATCGCACAAGCCAAGGTTCGTTTCATTGTATTCTATCTCCTGCCCTCACCGCGTCAGGGTATTCAGGGAGCCCTGCCAGGAGGACGAGCCGCGCGTAACACGCGCCTCACGCGATCGCAAAGCTGAAAGCACGAACCCCCCTCCCCGGCGCATTGCGTCGAAGAGGAGGGCTCGCATGGCGGGGCACCTGCCCCAGCCGCATCGCTGAGCTTCGCTACTTGGCCATCTGCCGCAGCACGAACTGCAGAATGCCGCCGTGCAGGTAGTAATCGGCCTCGTTCGGCGTATCGATGCGCGCCGTCACCGTGAACTCCTTCTTCGTCCCGTCGTCCTTCGTCGCCCTCACGGTGAGCTTCTTGAACGGCGTGACGCCGCCGGCAATGCCGCCAATCTCGTACGTCTCGCGGCCGTCGAGCCCGAGCGTCTGCGCGTCCTCGCCCGCCTGGAACTCGAGCGGGAGCACGCCCATACCGACGAGGTTCGAGCGGTGGATGCGCTCGAAGCTCTTCGCAATGACCGCCCGCACCCCGAGCAGCTTCGTGCCCTTGGCGGCCCAGTCGCGCGACGAGCCCGTGCCGTACTCCGCGCCCGCAATCACGACCAGCGGCACCTTGTCCTCGGCATACTTCATCGCCGCGTCGTAGATGCTGAGCTTCGTCCCCGCAGGCAGGTGGAGCGTGTTCGGCCCCTCCTCGCCCCCGAGCAGCGCGTTCTTCAGCCGGATATTGGCGAACGTGCCGCGCATCATCACCTCGTGATTGCCGCGCCGCGCGCCATAAGAGTTGAAGTCCTCGGGCTTGACCCCGTGCTCCATCAGATACTTCGCCGCCGGGCTCGTCTTCGAGATGTTGCCGGCCGGCGAGATGTGGTCCGTGGTCACCGAATCGCCGAGCACCGCGAGCGCACGCGCGCCCTTGATGTCCACGAGCGCCGCCGGCTCCTTCGCCAGGTTCTCGAAGAACGGCGGCTTGCGCACGTACGTCGAGGCGTCGTCCCACGCAAAGGTTTGTCCCTCGGGCACGCGCAGCCCGCGCCACTCCGGGCCGCCCACGAGGACGTCGCCATAGCGCTTCTCGAACTGCTCGGACTTGACCGACGTCCGGATCGCCTCGCGCACCTCCTCGGCCGAGGGCCAGATGTCCTTCAAGAAGACGTCATTGCCGTCCTTGCCCTTGCCGATCGGCTCGTTGTACGGATCCCAATCCATGTCGCCGCGCAGCGCGTACGCCACCACGAGGGGAGGCGACATGAGGAAGTTCATGCGCACGTGCGGGTTGATGCGGCCCTCGAAGTTACGATTGCCGCTGAGCACGCTCGCGACCACGAGGTCGCCCTTCCTGACCGCATTCTGGATCGGCTCCGGCAGCGGACCCGAATTGCCGATGCACGTCGTGCAGCCATAACCCACGAGGTGGAAGTTCAACGCCTCGAGGTACGGCGTGAGCCCCGCCGCGTCGTAGTAATCGGCCACGACCTGCGACCCGGGCGCGACCGAGGTCTTCACCCACGGCTTCACCGCGAGGCCCTTCTCGACCGCCTTCTTCGCCACGAGGCCCGCCGCCAGCATCACGGCCGGGTTCGAGGTGTTCGTGCACGAGGTGATCGCCGCGATCACCACCGCGCCGTGGCGCAGCTCGTAATCGGTCCCCTCGACGGGCACGGGCTTGAGCACCTTGTCGCGCACGGCCATGCGCGCCGCGATGACGTCGTCCGGCGACGGCGCGGCGTTGGCCTCGCCGACCCACATGCTCACCTGCTCCTGCACGATCTCGGCGAACGACTTCTCGATCATGCCGTGGAGCGACCTGCGGTACGCGTTGCGCGCGCCCACCAGGGGCAAGCGATCCTGCGGGCGCTTGGGGCCGGCGATGCTCGGCTCGACGGCGCCGAGGTCGAGCTCGAGCGTGTCGCTGAAGACCGGATCGGGCATGTCCTTCGTGCGGAAGATGCCCTGCTCCTTGCAGTACGCCTCGACGAGCGCGACCTGCTCGGCCGTGCGGCCGGTGAAGCGCAAGAACGCGAGCGTCTCCTCGTCGATGGGGAAGAAGCCGATCGTCGCGCCGTACTCGGGCGCCATGTTCGCGATGGTCGCGCGGTCGGGCAGCGACAAGGACGCGATGCCCGGGCCGTAGAACTCGACGAACTTGCCGACGACCTTCTTCTTGCGGAGCATCTCGGTCACGGTGAGGACGAGGTCCGTCGCCGTGGCGCCCTCGCGCAGGCTGCCGGTGAGCTTGAAGCCGACGACCTCGGGGATGAGCATGCTGAGCGGCTGGCCGAGCAGCGCCGCCTCGGCCTCGATGCCGCCGACGCCCCAGCCGACCACGCCGAGGCCGTTGATCATCGTGGTGTGCGAGTCGGTGCCGACGAGGGTGTCGGGGAAGGCGCGGCCCTCGCCGTCGACCATCACGGCGCTCGCGAGGTACTCGAGGTTGACCTGGTGGCAGATGCCGGTGTCGGGCGGCACGACGCGGAAGTTGCGGAACGCCTGCTGGCCCCAGCGCAGGAAGACGTAGCGCTCCTCGTTGCGCTCGTACTCGAGCTCGGCGTTCTTGCGCAGCGCCTCCTTGGAGCCGAAGTAGTTGACCTCGACGGAGTGGTCGATGACGAGGTCGGCGGGCGACAGCGGGTTGATGCGCTGCGGATCGCCGCCCATGCCGGCGAACGCCTCACGCATGGCGGCGAGGTCGACGACGGCGGGGACGCCGGTGAAGTCCTGGAGCAGGACGCGCCCGACGTGGAAGGCGATCTCCTGCGACGGCTGGGCCTTGGGGTCCCACCGGAGGACGGCCTCGACGTGCTCTCTGCGAACGACGCGGCCGTCCTCGTGACGGAGGAGGTTCTCGAGCAGGATGCGCAACGAGACGGGCAGCCGATCGAGGTCCGCGTGCTGGGCGAGCGGGCGAAGCCGATAGATCGTGTAGTTCTTCCCGGAAACAGTGAGAGAGCCCTTCGAGCCAAAGCTGTCTGCCATGAGGTCTCCTTGGGGGCGGATCGGACGGCGACAAGAGATCCAGCACGCCGCAGGGCGACACCCTTCGCAAGAAAGCGGGCGGAGGGCAAGGGGGGAGCGAACGGGGGCGGGAGCGGCCGTTCCGCCGCAAGGTCACCAGACGGCGTTCACGGCGGGGTAGTCGAGCAGCTTCTGGTCCTTCGTCACCAAGGTGGCGGACTCGAGGATCGCCGTCGCCATGATGAGCCGGTCGGCTGGATCGCCATGGAACCCATGCCCGAGCCGTGTTGCTTGGACGCACACGGCGGGGGAGAGCGGAAGCAGCTCGATCTCGTGGGCAACCAGCGACTGCTCCATCCAGTCGCGGGTGTCACGCGCGAGACGGATCCGGCCCTTCTCGGCCAGCATCGCGACCTCCATGCAACTGATCGCCGAGATGGCCTTGCGCCGGGCGGAGCGCAGGGCCCGTGCGCCGCCTTTGCCGAGCATCGAGGGGTCGCTGACCCACCAGATCCAGGTGTGGGTGTCGAGGAGGATCAACGGTCGACGTCCCACGCGTCGAGCACCGGCTCGACGATGTCCCCGACCACGGTGACGCTCCCGCGAAGCGCGGCGACAGCGTCATCCTCGACGATGGGAACGACCTTCGCGACCGGCTTGCCGCGCTTGGTGACGACGATGGGCTCGCCCGTGCGCGCCACGCGATCGAGCATGGCCAGGCACTCGGCTTTGAACTTGCCCGCAGCAACGACCTTCCGACCCTTCATGGTCACGAGCATATGACCATGGTGGGCAGGTCACAAGGACGCTCCGGGCAAACAAAAAACAAACGCGCGCCGAAGTACCCGGCCCCGGGAGGCTGATCCCCCACGATCAGCTCCCCCCCGGTCAACCTCCCGGGGCCGTTCGTTCGACGCTCGTTCGTTCTGCGTTCGGCTCGTTCTTCGTTCGGCTCGTTCGTTCTGCGTTCGTTCTTCGCTCGTTCGTTCGGCTCGTTGGTTCTTCGCGAAAACCTGCCGTCAATCTGCCCCGGAGAGGCTGATCCCCCCACGAATCAGCTCCCCCCTGATCACACCCCTCCGGGGCATTCGACGGTCTTCGATCATCTCACCGCGGCGCGCGCTTGCGCGAGCCGCCGCGCTGGGCGCCGCCGTTGCCGTTGTTCGCCGCGCGACCCGAGGTGCTCTTGCCCTGACCACCACGTGACACGCCCTGACCGCGCGCCGGCTTCTTCTGCGACGTCGACGCGGACGCTCCGCGCTTCGACTGCGTCGACGCCGCCGCGCCACGCTTCGCCGTGCCGCGCTTCGCCGCCGTCTTCTGCCCGCCGCGCTTCGCCGCCGCGGTCTTGCCCGCCGCGCCACGCTTCGACGCCCCGCCCCGCTTCGTCCCCGACGCGCGCTTCTGCGCCGGACGCCGCGACGTCTTCTTCGCCGCCCCAGCGTTCTCGCTCTGCTGCGCCTGCTCGGCCTGCAGCGCCTCCTGCGTCACCACGCCCCCCCGCGCGATGATGCCGAGGTTCTGCGCGAGGATCGACTCGGCGCCCTCGCTCATCTTCTCCATGAACCGCATCTCGAGACGCTCGCCGAGCATCTCCAGACGCTCGCCCATCGCGCTCTCGGCCTGCGGGAGGATCTCGCTCTCCTCCTCCTCGACGTGATGCTTCACGAGCTCCTTCAGCGCCGAGACCTTCGCCGAGAACGTCTCGTCCATCGGGCTCACCTGCATCAGCCGGTAGAGCGCGAACTCCGCGAGCGCGTGCTCCTCGAGGCCCTCACGGATGCGGCCGTTCGATTCGAGGGCCTCCATCGTGGCCGGGTAGAAGATCTCCTCCTCGATGGCCGCGTGGGCCGCGAGGTTGTTGGCGAGCTCCAGGCGCAGCGCCGTGCGCGCGCTCTCGTCCTCCGCCCCCTCCAGCTGGCGGAACAGCTCCTCGACTTCGCGGTGCTGGTTCTTCAACAAGTCGGTCGCCTTCATCACGAGCTCCCTGGGTAGTTTTTTTCGAGCCGCGCCTCGGCGCCGTCGCTCGCACGTTCGCCGCTCTTGCGCGGAGCGTGCCAAGCGCCTCGACGCGCGACCGAGAGAGCAGAGGACGGAAGCTCGAACGCCCTCCGCCGTGCGCTCGCGCTTCGCTCACGATCACCAAATCACGCGGTGCTCGCGCAGATCAGCGCGCTCCATGCGCGCGTCCGATCGACGCCGCACCTCACCATGACGCACGCACCTGGTAACGCGCGTGCGCGGCTCGCCGCTCTGCGCGAGCGAGCGGTGCTGGATCAGTCGTGCTCGTCGAGTGGTACGGAGATGCGCACACGCGGTCCGATCACCGCGCTCCGACGACGCCTCGCTGACACCAAAACACCTGCTTTGCGACAGCGCTCAGCGAGCCCCCGCCGCGACGAACACAAACGTTGGCGGTCGCACGCTGACCATGTCGATGACGATCG includes:
- a CDS encoding CinA family nicotinamide mononucleotide deamidase-related protein, whose translation is MTAALLSIGTEITRGEIVNTNAAWLAAELTAAGFAVGSIESIPDDMDRMVATIQALAGRHRLVVVTGGLGPTTDDLTVAAAARAAGVELVRDESALLAIRRRVEARGKTLNAGHEKQADVPAGAELLTNAVGTAPGFTLALGETPVFFLPGVPREMKRMFTDQVLPRIRPSAPNNTFQVRLRTYGLGESAVGQLLAGVEGTHAGVTLGYRVHFPEVDVKVHARGANQQVARDVALRAAAEVRARLGDVVYGEGDESFAEMVARAVRGRGYRLALAESCTGGLIAHMLTHFPASDYLVGGAVTYANSAKTRLLGVSEDTLRGHGAVSAEVAAEMAEGIRRTCETDVGLSVTGIAGPTGGTATKPVGLVYWAVSHPGGTVVQTKVFQGEREEVQVAAAYAVLDQLRRIALGLPEREL
- a CDS encoding formylglycine-generating enzyme family protein, coding for MNRKAALALAGVGTALGLTAAVVVLALHRSAPPARCAPGMEALGPRCCGEGQRLEGGVCRGTARRCAAGLAVTESGCVASPRAVAIAGGTLRIGPGDWEAQGQITPRTAEVSAFAIDAYEVSEARYAACVAASACAPLPLRGEPGRAISGVTLTEASQFCAWAGGALPTSDQLAFAAAGAKGRRYAWGDTGAVCRRAAWGLQGGPCGEGALGPEITGSHPDGASPEGVHDLAGNVAEWARPLDAALSVAEVRGGSWADGAASALRSWNRREIPVGMRSAEVGLRCVYPLGEAERAGGVLPR
- a CDS encoding type II toxin-antitoxin system VapC family toxin encodes the protein MILLDTHTWIWWVSDPSMLGKGGARALRSARRKAISAISCMEVAMLAEKGRIRLARDTRDWMEQSLVAHEIELLPLSPAVCVQATRLGHGFHGDPADRLIMATAILESATLVTKDQKLLDYPAVNAVW
- a CDS encoding HEAT repeat domain-containing protein, with protein sequence MSRSRPYPRHAALLALFTALSLAACGGSSEADPSVPETPGPTAPPPSPPPAVSMTPAAPTAAPSAAPSAAAPEPAPAPVLKAIDVYGTKLMDSAWVKTRFSATFQRWFDTEDEAETKRLEKEMVDGILAEKKEIGWVKFSPVTYYNMGKVPQGYVTVDVVERKDMKKRLTFGPEPKGDFEDPAGLIAAWNEYESTFFRMMREQEIGSERVPCPAFHCMGGYKHEKLRPYGDKFVKDVPPNEDKLIRILKEDKDPKDRASAAFLLAHIKDGKKLVGLMLPMLNDPDFLVRNNATRVLVNVAMFHHDVPVPLTPVLKGLDGPTMTDRNKAAAVTWGLVDRPDGQKLHAQVIKEAGATLIGLLRLEQPNNHDFAYKILKKVSGKDLGERDYDAWTKWLAEQKR
- a CDS encoding hemerythrin domain-containing protein encodes the protein MKATDLLKNQHREVEELFRQLEGAEDESARTALRLELANNLAAHAAIEEEIFYPATMEALESNGRIREGLEEHALAEFALYRLMQVSPMDETFSAKVSALKELVKHHVEEEESEILPQAESAMGERLEMLGERLEMRFMEKMSEGAESILAQNLGIIARGGVVTQEALQAEQAQQSENAGAAKKTSRRPAQKRASGTKRGGASKRGAAGKTAAAKRGGQKTAAKRGTAKRGAAASTQSKRGASASTSQKKPARGQGVSRGGQGKSTSGRAANNGNGGAQRGGSRKRAPR
- a CDS encoding DUF7107 domain-containing protein, with the protein product MKRTLACAIALGLLGALAGAGCGDDPEPEPTGGAIALDAFAGEFSKLFCNRAFACCDAAERDQLLSILSPKPKDEQECSTAFSLVYSFLLSEQKDSVAAGRQAYDGDKAASCIAKNKDVCMGLAGNDLFETDPDCDAVFVGKVADGSACTNDEDCSAAGSICKEDVCTPLSPVGGGCTFSTDCQEGLACSFGGPNGNKCVKPVPNGEMCSGSSECESGYCDFGLFVCAEPKANGEICGGPDECESGLCEMGACAPLTADGQPCMADNYCQSGECDPATNTCAPTEPEVVCDGM
- a CDS encoding type II toxin-antitoxin system Phd/YefM family antitoxin: MKGRKVVAAGKFKAECLAMLDRVARTGEPIVVTKRGKPVAKVVPIVEDDAVAALRGSVTVVGDIVEPVLDAWDVDR
- the acnA gene encoding aconitate hydratase AcnA, producing MADSFGSKGSLTVSGKNYTIYRLRPLAQHADLDRLPVSLRILLENLLRHEDGRVVRREHVEAVLRWDPKAQPSQEIAFHVGRVLLQDFTGVPAVVDLAAMREAFAGMGGDPQRINPLSPADLVIDHSVEVNYFGSKEALRKNAELEYERNEERYVFLRWGQQAFRNFRVVPPDTGICHQVNLEYLASAVMVDGEGRAFPDTLVGTDSHTTMINGLGVVGWGVGGIEAEAALLGQPLSMLIPEVVGFKLTGSLREGATATDLVLTVTEMLRKKKVVGKFVEFYGPGIASLSLPDRATIANMAPEYGATIGFFPIDEETLAFLRFTGRTAEQVALVEAYCKEQGIFRTKDMPDPVFSDTLELDLGAVEPSIAGPKRPQDRLPLVGARNAYRRSLHGMIEKSFAEIVQEQVSMWVGEANAAPSPDDVIAARMAVRDKVLKPVPVEGTDYELRHGAVVIAAITSCTNTSNPAVMLAAGLVAKKAVEKGLAVKPWVKTSVAPGSQVVADYYDAAGLTPYLEALNFHLVGYGCTTCIGNSGPLPEPIQNAVRKGDLVVASVLSGNRNFEGRINPHVRMNFLMSPPLVVAYALRGDMDWDPYNEPIGKGKDGNDVFLKDIWPSAEEVREAIRTSVKSEQFEKRYGDVLVGGPEWRGLRVPEGQTFAWDDASTYVRKPPFFENLAKEPAALVDIKGARALAVLGDSVTTDHISPAGNISKTSPAAKYLMEHGVKPEDFNSYGARRGNHEVMMRGTFANIRLKNALLGGEEGPNTLHLPAGTKLSIYDAAMKYAEDKVPLVVIAGAEYGTGSSRDWAAKGTKLLGVRAVIAKSFERIHRSNLVGMGVLPLEFQAGEDAQTLGLDGRETYEIGGIAGGVTPFKKLTVRATKDDGTKKEFTVTARIDTPNEADYYLHGGILQFVLRQMAK